The proteins below are encoded in one region of Coffea arabica cultivar ET-39 chromosome 4c, Coffea Arabica ET-39 HiFi, whole genome shotgun sequence:
- the LOC113740227 gene encoding exosome complex component RRP4 homolog has product MRGVQLSLNKTQKLRLETALEKLESLSSTTSNNSNASVTVADTIPINYEDGVLKGHGTSEMDGRVVATICGVVERVNKLVYVRALRARYKPEIGDIIVGRVIEVAPKRWRLEINFSQDAVLMLSSMNLPDGIQRRRTAVDELNMRSIFEENDIVCAEVRGFQHDGSLYLQARSQKYRKLDRGQLLRISPYLVKRRKQHFHHLDQYGVDLILGCNGFIWVGEHVEAKDDMVVDQMIKSEQENASLSGSVSSCEQEQSHTSVEIRQHICRLANAVRVLSTLGFMVTVELITELVDLSISHNLNIHEMLGAEFYVIVAEKEAERRSLATKKR; this is encoded by the exons ATGAGAGGAGTTCAATTGTCATTGAACAAGACCCAGAAGCTTAGACTGGAAACAGCACTTGAGAAGTTGGAATCCCTTTCCTCCACCACCAGCAACAATTCCAATGCCTCCGTCACAGTCGCCGACACCATTCCCATCAATTACGAAGACGGCGTTCTCAA GGGGCATGGGACGTCGGAGATGGATGGCCGGGTGGTGGCAACCATCTGCGGAGTGGTGGAGCGCGTGAATAAGCTTGTCTATGTTCGTGCTCTCAGGGCAAG GTACAAGCCTGAGATAGGTGATATTATTGTTGGCCGTGTTATCGAG GTGGCTCCTAAGCGTTGGAGATTGGAGATCAATTTCAGCCAAGACGCAGTATTGATGCTTTCTTCAATGAACTTGCCTGATGGCATCCAG AGGCGCCGAACTGCAGTCGATGAACTCAACATGCGCagtatatttgaagagaatgaCATTGTTTGT GCTGAAGTCCGTGGTTTCCAGCATGATGGAAGTCTGTACCTACAAGCAAGAAGTCAGAAGTATAGAAAG CTTGATAGAGGTCAATTACTCAGAATCTCCCCTTATTTGGTGAAGAGGCGTAAACAACATTTCCACCACCTAGACCAGTATGGAGTTGACTTGATACTTGGCTGTAATGGATTCATATGGGTTGGTGAACATGTTGAAGCCAAAGATGACATGGTAGTGGATCAAATGATCAAATCCGAGCAAGAAAATGCCAGTTTAAGTGGTTCAGTCAGTTCCTGTGAACAAGAACAAAGTCACACATCAGTAGAGATTAGGCAACATATATGTAGATTAGCGAATGCAGTCAGAGTACTATCCACTCTAGGTTTCATGGTTACTGTGGAATTGATAACTGAGTTAGTTGATTTGAGCATCTCGCATAATCTCAATATACATGAGATGCTTGGGGCAGAATTTTACGTCATTGTTGCTGAGAAAGAAGCTGAACGTCGAAGCCTGGCAACTAAAAAGAGATGA